One window from the genome of Pseudoalteromonas sp. '520P1 No. 423' encodes:
- a CDS encoding IS3 family transposase (programmed frameshift) — protein MTKKNRVTYSAAIKLETAQLVIDQGYTQEEAAKAMNVGKSTVSKWVAQLKVERSGKSPSASPMTPEQIEIRELKKRIQRIELEKDIFKKGYSSIDVGLSEQFSIIEKLNKSNSHPVKTLCDVFGVHRSSYKYWVNRDKSVSTDDLRLSIEIKAIHKESNGSAGARTISDIASYRGFNLSRYRAAKFMKKLGLVSSQPPNHKYKKAKKEHISIPNLLNRQFDVIEPNQYWCGDVTYVWIGHRWAYLAVVIDLFARKPIGWAISLSPDSELTIAAVDMAYESRGKPKGIMFHSDQGCHYTSLKYRQRLWKYQIKQSMSRRGNCWDNAPMERFFRSFKTEWMPKKGYIDFKEAKGAITDYVIGYYSEIRPHHYNAGLSPNESERRFWLNSKTVAKFS, from the exons ATGACAAAGAAAAACCGTGTAACATATTCTGCAGCGATCAAACTTGAAACAGCTCAGTTAGTAATTGACCAAGGCTACACTCAAGAAGAAGCAGCAAAAGCTATGAATGTGGGTAAATCAACTGTGAGTAAATGGGTTGCCCAGTTAAAGGTTGAGCGAAGCGGAAAATCACCTTCAGCATCACCTATGACGCCTGAACAAATTGAAATTCGAGAACTGAAAAAGCGTATACAGCGAATTGAATTAGAAAAGGATATAT TTAAAAAAGGCTACAGCTCTATTGATGTCGGACTCTCTGAACAATTCTCGATAATCGAGAAACTCAATAAGAGCAATAGTCACCCAGTTAAAACATTATGTGATGTATTTGGCGTACATCGCAGTAGTTATAAATATTGGGTTAACAGAGATAAATCAGTATCAACTGATGATTTAAGGTTATCTATTGAAATCAAAGCAATACATAAAGAAAGTAATGGCTCTGCGGGTGCCAGAACTATCTCTGATATTGCATCTTATCGTGGTTTTAATTTAAGTCGGTATCGAGCGGCTAAATTTATGAAAAAATTAGGACTGGTTAGCTCTCAACCGCCAAATCATAAGTACAAAAAAGCAAAGAAAGAGCATATTTCAATACCCAATTTATTAAACAGACAGTTTGATGTAATTGAACCCAATCAGTATTGGTGTGGTGATGTGACCTATGTTTGGATTGGTCACAGGTGGGCATATTTAGCCGTTGTAATTGATTTATTTGCAAGGAAGCCAATTGGTTGGGCTATCTCCTTGTCTCCAGATAGTGAATTAACAATAGCCGCTGTAGATATGGCTTATGAAAGCAGAGGAAAACCTAAAGGTATCATGTTTCACTCAGATCAAGGCTGTCATTACACAAGCTTAAAGTATCGTCAGAGGCTATGGAAATATCAAATAAAGCAAAGTATGAGTCGACGAGGAAATTGTTGGGATAATGCGCCAATGGAAAGGTTTTTTAGGAGCTTTAAAACTGAATGGATGCCGAAAAAGGGTTACATCGATTTTAAAGAAGCCAAAGGTGCAATTACTGATTACGTAATAGGTTATTACAGCGAGATCAGGCCTCATCACTATAATGCAGGCTTAAGTCCAAATGAATCAGAGCGAAGGTTCTGGTTAAATTCTAAAACTGTGGCCAAATTTAGTTGA